From a region of the Triticum aestivum cultivar Chinese Spring chromosome 7D, IWGSC CS RefSeq v2.1, whole genome shotgun sequence genome:
- the LOC778416 gene encoding uncharacterized protein isoform X1: protein MASEYSFARGVSLPAHRPPLAFTSYRLRHGAAVARANRRVVAARAARPVSVGAARRMPGSVRYGGAGVAALRVEEAGVAVPPSVPVRVAYELQLAGHRYLDVRTEGEFAGGHPAGAVNVPYMYSTGSGMAKNSHFVEQVSAIFRKDDEIIVVRLPLALNVFSPFFFQFRKLRLPISGMPKWQEVSHGSSRTLLRWLHCRDRHRRRVFDLERERAAGQWTVTSRPEPL from the exons ATGGCGTCCGAGTACTCCTTTGCCCGAGGCGTCTCCCTCCCCGCGCACCGGCCGCCCCTCGCCTTCACCTCCTACAG GCTGCGGCACGGTGCCGCCGTCGCGAGGGCGAACCGCCGGGTCGTCGCAGCCAGAGCGGCGAGGCCGGTCTCAGTGGGCGCCGCCAGGAGGATGCCCGGCTCAGTCAG ATACGGCGGCGCCGGGGTAGCGGCGTTGCGGGTGGAGGAGGCGGGGGTGGCCGTGCCACCGTCGGTGCCGGTGCGCGTCGCCTACGAGCTGCAGCTGGCCGGCCACCGCTATCTTGACGTCAG AACGGAGGGCGAGTTCGCCGGCGGGCATCCGGCAGGAGCGGTGAACGTCCCCTACATGTACAGCACCGGCTCAG GAATGGCGAAGAACTCGCACTTTGTCGAGCAAGTGTCGGCTATCTTCCGCAAGGACGATGAGATCATCGTCGTACGTTTGCCACTGGCCCTAAACGttttctctccttttttctttCAGTTCAGAAAACTTCGTTTGCCAATTTCAGGGATGCCAAAGTGGCAAGAGGTCTCTCATGGCAGCAGCCGAACTCTGCTCCGCT GGCTTCACTGCCGTGACCGACATCGCCGGAGGGTATTCGACTTGGAGAGAGAACGGGCTGCCGGTCAATGGACGGTGACATCGCGGCCTGAACCATTATAA
- the LOC778416 gene encoding thiosulfate sulfurtransferase 16, chloroplastic isoform X2: protein MASEYSFARGVSLPAHRPPLAFTSYRLRHGAAVARANRRVVAARAARPVSVGAARRMPGSVRYGGAGVAALRVEEAGVAVPPSVPVRVAYELQLAGHRYLDVRTEGEFAGGHPAGAVNVPYMYSTGSGMAKNSHFVEQVSAIFRKDDEIIVGCQSGKRSLMAAAELCSAGFTAVTDIAGGYSTWRENGLPVNGR, encoded by the exons ATGGCGTCCGAGTACTCCTTTGCCCGAGGCGTCTCCCTCCCCGCGCACCGGCCGCCCCTCGCCTTCACCTCCTACAG GCTGCGGCACGGTGCCGCCGTCGCGAGGGCGAACCGCCGGGTCGTCGCAGCCAGAGCGGCGAGGCCGGTCTCAGTGGGCGCCGCCAGGAGGATGCCCGGCTCAGTCAG ATACGGCGGCGCCGGGGTAGCGGCGTTGCGGGTGGAGGAGGCGGGGGTGGCCGTGCCACCGTCGGTGCCGGTGCGCGTCGCCTACGAGCTGCAGCTGGCCGGCCACCGCTATCTTGACGTCAG AACGGAGGGCGAGTTCGCCGGCGGGCATCCGGCAGGAGCGGTGAACGTCCCCTACATGTACAGCACCGGCTCAG GAATGGCGAAGAACTCGCACTTTGTCGAGCAAGTGTCGGCTATCTTCCGCAAGGACGATGAGATCATCGTC GGATGCCAAAGTGGCAAGAGGTCTCTCATGGCAGCAGCCGAACTCTGCTCCGCT GGCTTCACTGCCGTGACCGACATCGCCGGAGGGTATTCGACTTGGAGAGAGAACGGGCTGCCGGTCAATGGACGGTGA